The Candidatus Delongbacteria bacterium genome has a window encoding:
- a CDS encoding DUF3419 family protein codes for MDDIRRRAAFTFIRYSNCWEDAAILREALQPAPGRRILSVASAGDNSFSLLAAGARVCAVDLNPAQLALVELKRAAIRHLEHDECLAFLGLRPAGDRPATWRRLAPELSPPARAFWNERPQHIEAGLIHAGKFERYFRLFRRWVLPLLHDRRTCRALLEPKSAQERAAFYRDVWDSRRWRLLFRLFFGRTLLGRLGRDPEFFRYVDEPVGETILRRVRRALIELPGEDNPYLEYILTGTFQQSLPDYLRPASYAGLRQNLELLELAEGSVEDVLAASDRCYDGFNLSDILEYLDGPGCERLLRRVLERSRPGARIAYWNMLAPRRLPESLAGRARSLDGLAAGLFARDRAFFYRDFRVEEVLE; via the coding sequence GTGGATGACATCCGCCGGCGCGCCGCCTTCACCTTCATCCGCTACTCCAACTGCTGGGAGGACGCGGCTATCCTGCGCGAGGCCCTGCAGCCCGCGCCCGGGCGCCGGATCCTCTCCGTGGCCTCCGCCGGGGACAACTCCTTCTCCCTGCTGGCGGCCGGGGCCCGCGTCTGCGCCGTGGACTTGAACCCCGCGCAGTTGGCCCTGGTGGAGCTGAAGCGCGCGGCGATCCGCCATTTGGAGCACGACGAGTGCCTGGCCTTCCTGGGGCTGCGGCCCGCCGGGGACCGCCCGGCCACCTGGCGGCGGCTGGCGCCCGAGCTGAGCCCGCCCGCCCGGGCCTTCTGGAACGAACGCCCGCAGCATATCGAGGCGGGGCTGATCCACGCCGGCAAGTTCGAGCGCTACTTCCGACTCTTCCGCCGCTGGGTGCTGCCGCTGCTGCACGACCGCCGCACCTGCCGCGCGCTGCTGGAGCCCAAGAGCGCGCAGGAGCGCGCCGCTTTCTACCGGGACGTCTGGGACAGCCGCCGCTGGCGCCTGCTCTTCCGCCTCTTCTTCGGCCGGACCCTGCTGGGGCGGCTGGGGCGGGATCCGGAGTTCTTCCGCTACGTGGACGAGCCCGTGGGCGAGACGATCCTGCGCCGCGTGCGCCGGGCGCTGATCGAGCTGCCCGGCGAGGACAACCCCTACCTCGAGTACATCCTGACCGGCACCTTCCAGCAGAGCCTGCCCGACTACCTGCGGCCCGCGAGCTACGCCGGGTTGCGGCAGAACCTGGAGTTGCTGGAGCTGGCCGAAGGCTCCGTGGAGGACGTGCTGGCCGCCTCGGACAGGTGTTACGACGGGTTCAACCTCTCGGACATCCTGGAGTATCTGGACGGCCCGGGCTGCGAACGCCTGCTTCGCCGCGTGCTGGAGCGCAGCCGGCCGGGCGCGCGAATCGCCTACTGGAACATGCTGGCGCCGCGCCGGCTGCCGGAATCCCTGGCCGGACGGGCGCGCTCCCTCGACGGGCTGGCCGCCGGGCTCTTCGCTCGCGACCGGGCCTTTTTCTATCGTGACTTCCGGGTCGAGGAGGTCCTGGAATGA
- a CDS encoding hydroxymethylglutaryl-CoA reductase: MPQTMNRVLQITADIFKQGDDTEFRERLRLVPPEERPLPERAPHPDEHGAEALQARQDFLRAQGHVLEHVAGRGEPLDPQSLKGNVECQIGWCQVPVGVIGPLRISGLNASGDFYVPLATSEGALVASYGRGARLISRAGGARAACISESVSRAPCFIFKDIVDAGVFLNWVLPRVPGFREIVSRETRHGELVDIKLTINGSTLFLTFDFTTGDAAGQNMVTAATNAICRSLVEQSPVKPSAWYLDGNLSGDKKASMLSFLGVRGKKVVAEAILPAADVRRALHCTPREMARYSHTSVLGGVQSGSIGVQGHFSNALTAIYLACGQDVACVSESAVGITDMQETEAGDLQVHVSLPNLIVGTVGGGTHLPTARECLRLMDCEGAGRARKLAEICAVTALAGEISIIGAMAAGEFGAAHQLHRHPQAESVRRG, translated from the coding sequence ATGCCGCAGACCATGAACCGGGTCCTCCAGATCACGGCCGACATCTTCAAGCAGGGCGACGACACGGAGTTCCGCGAACGGCTGCGGCTGGTCCCGCCGGAGGAGCGTCCGCTGCCCGAGCGAGCGCCCCACCCCGACGAGCACGGCGCCGAGGCCCTGCAGGCCCGCCAGGACTTCCTGCGCGCCCAAGGACACGTGCTCGAGCACGTGGCAGGCCGGGGCGAGCCGCTGGATCCGCAGTCGCTGAAGGGCAACGTCGAGTGCCAGATCGGCTGGTGCCAGGTTCCGGTGGGCGTGATCGGTCCGCTGCGGATCAGCGGTCTCAACGCCAGCGGGGATTTCTACGTGCCGCTAGCCACATCCGAGGGCGCGCTGGTGGCCTCCTACGGCCGCGGCGCCCGCCTGATCAGCCGGGCCGGCGGGGCCCGGGCGGCCTGCATCAGCGAGTCTGTCTCCCGGGCGCCCTGTTTCATCTTCAAGGACATCGTCGACGCCGGGGTCTTCCTGAACTGGGTGCTGCCGCGCGTGCCCGGCTTCCGGGAGATTGTCTCACGCGAGACGCGGCACGGCGAACTGGTGGACATCAAGCTGACAATCAACGGCTCGACGCTCTTCCTCACCTTCGACTTCACCACGGGCGACGCCGCCGGCCAGAACATGGTCACGGCCGCCACCAACGCCATCTGCCGCAGCCTGGTGGAGCAGTCCCCGGTGAAGCCGTCGGCCTGGTATCTGGACGGCAACCTCTCCGGCGACAAGAAGGCCAGCATGCTCTCCTTCCTGGGAGTGCGCGGCAAGAAAGTGGTGGCGGAGGCGATCCTGCCCGCCGCGGACGTGCGCCGCGCGCTGCACTGCACGCCCCGGGAGATGGCCCGCTACAGCCACACCTCCGTGCTGGGCGGCGTGCAGAGCGGCTCCATCGGCGTCCAGGGGCACTTCTCCAACGCCCTCACTGCGATCTATCTGGCCTGCGGACAGGACGTGGCCTGCGTCTCCGAATCCGCCGTGGGGATCACGGACATGCAAGAGACCGAGGCGGGCGACCTGCAGGTCCACGTCTCCCTGCCCAACCTGATCGTGGGCACGGTGGGCGGCGGCACGCACCTGCCCACGGCCCGGGAGTGCCTGCGCCTGATGGACTGCGAGGGCGCGGGGCGGGCGCGCAAACTGGCGGAGATCTGCGCGGTGACGGCCCTGGCGGGCGAGATCTCGATCATCGGCGCGATGGCCGCCGGCGAGTTCGGCGCCGCGCACCAACTCCACCGCCACCCCCAGGCGGAGTCCGTCCGCCGTGGATGA
- a CDS encoding FlgD immunoglobulin-like domain containing protein → MRLALLLLLPSLAALAQPLPLAWPDQPDGTVLFVRHDLRFQGSATAVDDAHWITAWCDMRDGRARLFLQKLDATNPAAPAWHSAPEGLGPVDALAGPPAALTPFMPVLAPDGAGGAFVLWQDVTSENAGDLFLQRVTDGGGQGAFQWGQDLLLAEDVPLPVYDCGDAANRCRSMSDEYRQLAADGLGGAWVAWRAADQFLHLMHVDGQGLPDPDFPADGLTLPVNAWDFKLLGDGLGNALLAHSAELGIERPLGVLGVRPDAGWLWPGGTRLLGGESLLYFSCRPAGAGRTLAAWTTETGLRAQLLDAGLEDLWQAGGVLLEDYGPRVVRVASGGAADQPHVVAWEDPTGNWLAQVLDGDGHQVWAAPAPLDVVADGSNGELYHLAVDAHGPAYLFEEGDGLHVQRLSAGQQLWSAEQSRLGPTGQSGHSWDFALRSDGGILTGWSAVESDGQAEHSRHQLSHRNLLGQEQLEPAAAAFLAESWQSGGATQLGMGGERPLLTWSAAGTLYLASVDGHSGQRRWDYTERPVGTQAGPYDMVSLAVDDELWLCGDVLLPEQGVYQLQLSRVDAQGQLLLTPVDLAPAEPQLPGYYEQYRPQLAWGGDRLFVGYDLLAGNQLRARLQCLDAAGSRLWGDSGRPVGLSTDTQTTLLGLATQAGGEVVAVWTRRSGTDTQFYLQRFSPAGEPLIADNSGRGIRLDLNADYLSFSGQVLPQPNGTLLLSLGDTMDDQNTRWRVLCLTSAGDELWRHEETGAALMAMRVLLDDQQRVWLGRSRYAAEQMDFRLVRRSSAGVLEREWNLLRSAMDGIYSWSLTHAGEESALITVTENANVDAGIRVSGFLLAEGPEPQLQFSDYLPSPKSANWVVQTQPAPQGDVWLVWEDRRGMLLGYGEQARITRLDVLDANTIVDDPAQPAAFRLEPNRPNPFNPETTLRFTLAQAGPVRLEVFNLAGQRVRVLQDGELDAGAHSLRFDARDEAGRELASGLYLYRLSAAGRQETSRMLLLR, encoded by the coding sequence ATGAGATTGGCACTGCTGCTCCTGCTGCCGAGCCTGGCCGCCCTGGCCCAGCCGCTGCCGCTGGCCTGGCCGGATCAGCCGGACGGGACGGTCCTCTTCGTCCGCCACGACCTGCGCTTCCAGGGATCCGCCACGGCCGTGGACGACGCCCACTGGATCACGGCCTGGTGTGACATGCGCGACGGGCGCGCGCGCTTGTTCCTGCAGAAACTCGACGCGACGAATCCGGCGGCGCCGGCCTGGCACTCCGCGCCGGAGGGGCTGGGTCCGGTGGACGCGCTGGCCGGCCCGCCCGCCGCCCTGACGCCCTTCATGCCCGTGTTGGCGCCGGACGGCGCCGGCGGCGCCTTCGTGCTCTGGCAGGATGTGACCAGCGAGAACGCGGGCGATCTGTTCCTGCAGCGCGTGACGGACGGCGGCGGCCAGGGCGCTTTCCAGTGGGGTCAGGACCTGCTGCTGGCCGAGGACGTGCCGCTGCCGGTCTACGACTGCGGCGACGCCGCCAACCGCTGCCGGAGCATGTCGGACGAATACCGCCAGCTGGCGGCGGACGGTCTGGGCGGCGCCTGGGTAGCCTGGCGCGCCGCGGATCAGTTCCTGCATCTGATGCACGTCGACGGTCAGGGATTGCCGGATCCCGATTTCCCCGCCGACGGCTTGACGCTGCCGGTCAACGCCTGGGACTTCAAACTGCTGGGCGACGGACTGGGCAACGCGCTGCTGGCGCACTCGGCCGAGCTGGGAATCGAGCGGCCGCTGGGCGTGCTGGGCGTGCGCCCCGACGCGGGCTGGCTCTGGCCGGGCGGCACGCGTCTGCTGGGCGGCGAATCGCTGCTGTACTTCTCCTGCCGTCCGGCGGGCGCCGGCCGCACGCTGGCGGCCTGGACCACGGAGACGGGCCTGCGCGCCCAACTGCTGGACGCGGGGCTGGAGGACCTGTGGCAGGCCGGGGGCGTGCTGCTGGAGGACTACGGTCCGCGGGTCGTGCGGGTGGCCTCCGGCGGAGCCGCGGATCAGCCGCACGTGGTGGCCTGGGAAGATCCAACCGGCAATTGGCTGGCCCAGGTGCTGGACGGGGATGGGCATCAGGTCTGGGCGGCCCCCGCGCCGCTGGACGTGGTGGCGGACGGCAGCAATGGCGAACTCTACCACCTGGCGGTGGACGCGCACGGGCCGGCCTATCTCTTCGAAGAGGGCGACGGCCTCCATGTCCAGCGCCTCTCCGCAGGCCAGCAGCTCTGGTCGGCGGAACAGAGCCGGCTGGGACCGACGGGCCAGAGCGGCCACTCGTGGGACTTCGCGCTGCGCTCGGACGGCGGCATCCTGACCGGCTGGTCCGCGGTGGAGTCCGACGGTCAGGCGGAGCATTCGCGCCATCAACTGTCCCACCGCAATCTGCTGGGCCAGGAACAGCTGGAACCCGCGGCCGCCGCCTTCCTGGCGGAGAGCTGGCAGTCCGGCGGCGCCACGCAGCTGGGAATGGGCGGCGAACGTCCGCTGCTGACCTGGAGCGCAGCCGGCACCCTCTACCTGGCCTCCGTGGACGGGCACAGCGGGCAGCGGCGCTGGGACTACACCGAGCGGCCGGTGGGAACGCAGGCGGGTCCATATGACATGGTGAGCCTGGCGGTGGACGACGAGCTCTGGCTGTGCGGCGACGTGCTGCTGCCGGAGCAGGGCGTCTACCAGCTGCAGCTGAGTCGGGTCGACGCGCAAGGCCAGCTGCTGCTGACCCCGGTGGATCTCGCTCCGGCCGAGCCGCAGCTCCCCGGCTACTACGAGCAGTACCGTCCGCAGCTGGCCTGGGGTGGCGACCGGCTCTTCGTGGGCTATGACCTGCTCGCGGGCAACCAACTGCGGGCCCGCCTGCAATGCCTGGACGCCGCGGGAAGCCGGCTGTGGGGCGACAGCGGGCGACCGGTGGGGCTGTCCACGGACACGCAGACGACCCTGCTGGGCCTGGCGACCCAGGCGGGTGGCGAGGTGGTGGCGGTCTGGACCCGGCGCTCGGGAACGGACACGCAGTTCTACCTGCAGCGCTTCAGTCCGGCCGGCGAACCGCTCATCGCCGACAACAGCGGGCGCGGCATCCGGCTGGACCTGAACGCCGACTATCTGAGCTTCTCGGGCCAGGTGCTGCCGCAGCCGAACGGCACGCTGCTCTTGTCCCTGGGCGACACCATGGACGATCAGAACACCCGCTGGCGCGTGTTGTGCCTGACCAGCGCCGGCGACGAACTGTGGCGGCACGAGGAGACGGGCGCCGCGCTGATGGCCATGCGCGTGCTGCTGGACGACCAGCAGCGCGTCTGGCTGGGGCGTTCGCGCTACGCGGCCGAGCAAATGGACTTCCGCTTGGTGAGGCGCTCGAGCGCGGGTGTGCTGGAGCGCGAGTGGAATCTGCTGCGCTCCGCCATGGATGGCATTTATTCCTGGTCCCTGACTCACGCCGGGGAGGAGAGCGCGCTGATCACGGTAACCGAGAATGCCAATGTCGACGCGGGGATCCGAGTGTCGGGCTTCCTCCTGGCCGAAGGGCCGGAGCCCCAACTCCAGTTCAGCGACTATCTGCCGTCGCCGAAGTCGGCCAACTGGGTCGTGCAGACCCAGCCGGCACCGCAGGGAGACGTCTGGCTGGTTTGGGAGGATCGGCGCGGCATGTTGCTGGGCTACGGCGAACAGGCTCGGATCACGCGCCTGGACGTGCTGGATGCCAACACGATCGTGGACGATCCCGCCCAACCGGCGGCCTTCCGGTTGGAGCCCAACCGACCCAATCCCTTCAATCCGGAGACCACGCTGCGCTTCACGCTGGCCCAGGCCGGCCCCGTGCGGCTGGAGGTGTTCAATCTGGCCGGACAGCGCGTGCGCGTGTTACAGGACGGTGAGCTGGACGCGGGTGCGCACAGCCTGCGCTTCGACGCCCGGGACGAGGCCGGCCGCGAGCTGGCCAGCGGCCTCTACCTGTACCGCCTGAGCGCCGCCGGTCGCCAGGAGACGAGCCGCATGCTGTTGTTGCGCTGA
- a CDS encoding FlgD immunoglobulin-like domain containing protein gives MKVLPLLVLIPLGALAQPLPLAWPDQPAGTVLYVAHPTRFTGSSTVADDGRWITTWCDMRDGRGRLFLQKLDPDHPSAGAWRGEAEGLGPVEGLAGPPAALSPVMPQLAPAPAGGAYLLWQDAQSDGRGDLLLQRVGDGAGGQGEFLWEQDLVLVEDLPLPYDDCRDPGRCRSWMDSWRRLAPDGTGGVWVAWRTAVGTLQVQHVAEGGQPDPDFPAAGLELPVTSWEYRLLTDPAGNLLVIHTSSGASGWALAVLGVRPDGGWLLPEISRVVSEGDANTFDASLTADGRLLLAWTSESVARTQLLDTALESLWTPGGELLSAGPAWGVRTATGTPGTPLAVAWGHQNESWQAQLLDDSGHAQWTQPVSLEVLNDGQPGSLEALVLDAGGLAYLFREDEGLHVQRLDLAGHAGWDPDLTRLGTPGTYTAAWDFRLDADGGLRTGWTEYRPASGLSLACQRLSRRDLDGVEQVDPAAAVFLTEALESASGVRLLQGDVDPLLTWQTGDSLYSVQVNGHDGRLDWGFRERPVLGRPGLSVQSTAAATVGTWLAASVTADESGRTLLEVCRVDEAGQLAAGPVQLAPAALEDPGYFDQQNPRLTGMGTHVVAAWEHSAANLNQVRVQLLDGVGTRRWGEAGLALSPAGDAWTRLLGLAPFGNGTVGVLWGQWTAAGTSVYLQVVTLSGALVFAENGGRGLGLGLDYAGWSAESLLQILPDGTLLAGVRDQLEDGLTRWRLVRVDAEGHELWRHTEASVVLTSLALVPDDEGSLWLGRGRWDGDRVRFQLERRSAQGAVERIWSLDTPDASQTVSWALTHADGEHALVLLEYNQDANDWWLRAARLPEGDAQPIFAAPAPLLPSLAANAELAPAPLGDVWLSWSDHRGSFLGYGLQSRLTRLDVLHVNTAVDQPAHPAAFRLEPNRPNPFNPETILRFTLAQASPVRLEIFNLAGQRVRVLQDGELPAGAHSLRFDARDEAGRELGSGLYVYRLSTAGRQEARRMLLLR, from the coding sequence ATGAAAGTCCTGCCGCTGCTCGTGCTGATCCCGCTGGGTGCGCTGGCCCAGCCCCTGCCGCTGGCCTGGCCCGATCAACCGGCCGGGACCGTGCTCTACGTGGCCCATCCCACGCGCTTCACCGGCTCCTCCACCGTGGCCGACGACGGCCGCTGGATCACCACCTGGTGTGACATGCGGGACGGGCGCGGACGCCTGTTCCTGCAGAAGCTGGATCCCGACCATCCGTCCGCCGGCGCCTGGCGCGGGGAGGCGGAAGGTCTGGGACCCGTGGAGGGTCTGGCCGGCCCGCCCGCGGCGCTGTCTCCCGTCATGCCCCAGTTGGCCCCGGCTCCGGCGGGCGGCGCCTACCTGCTGTGGCAGGACGCCCAGTCCGACGGGCGGGGGGATCTGCTGCTGCAGCGGGTAGGAGACGGCGCGGGCGGGCAGGGCGAGTTCCTCTGGGAGCAGGATCTCGTGCTGGTGGAGGATCTGCCCCTGCCCTATGACGACTGCCGCGACCCCGGCCGCTGCCGCAGCTGGATGGACTCCTGGCGCCGCTTGGCCCCCGACGGGACGGGCGGAGTCTGGGTGGCCTGGCGCACGGCCGTGGGCACGCTGCAGGTTCAGCACGTGGCGGAGGGCGGCCAGCCGGACCCGGATTTCCCGGCCGCGGGCCTCGAGCTGCCCGTCACCTCCTGGGAGTATCGCTTGTTGACGGACCCGGCGGGCAATCTGCTTGTGATCCATACCTCGTCCGGAGCGAGCGGCTGGGCCCTGGCCGTGCTGGGCGTGCGGCCGGATGGCGGCTGGTTGCTGCCCGAGATCTCGCGCGTGGTGTCGGAGGGGGACGCCAACACCTTTGACGCCAGCCTGACGGCGGACGGGCGCCTGCTGCTGGCCTGGACCAGCGAATCGGTGGCGCGGACCCAACTGCTGGACACGGCGCTGGAGAGCCTCTGGACCCCCGGAGGCGAGCTGCTCTCCGCCGGTCCGGCCTGGGGGGTTCGAACGGCCACGGGAACGCCGGGAACGCCGCTGGCCGTCGCCTGGGGTCATCAAAACGAATCCTGGCAGGCCCAGCTGCTGGACGATAGCGGTCACGCGCAGTGGACCCAGCCCGTCTCGCTGGAAGTGCTCAACGACGGTCAGCCGGGATCCCTCGAGGCGCTGGTCCTGGATGCCGGCGGCCTGGCCTATCTCTTCCGCGAGGACGAGGGCCTGCATGTGCAGCGCCTGGACCTGGCGGGCCACGCCGGCTGGGATCCGGACCTCACGCGACTGGGAACGCCCGGCACCTACACGGCTGCCTGGGATTTCCGCCTCGACGCGGACGGCGGCCTGCGCACCGGCTGGACGGAGTATCGCCCGGCCAGCGGCCTGAGCCTCGCCTGTCAGCGGCTGTCCCGGCGTGACCTGGACGGCGTGGAGCAGGTGGATCCCGCCGCGGCCGTGTTCCTGACGGAAGCGCTGGAATCCGCCTCGGGCGTCCGGCTGCTGCAGGGCGACGTGGACCCGCTGCTGACTTGGCAGACCGGCGACTCGCTCTACAGCGTGCAGGTGAACGGCCACGACGGCCGCCTGGACTGGGGCTTCCGCGAGCGGCCCGTGCTGGGTCGGCCCGGCTTGAGCGTGCAGTCAACGGCAGCGGCGACCGTGGGAACCTGGCTGGCGGCCTCGGTGACGGCGGACGAGTCGGGGCGCACGCTGCTGGAAGTCTGCCGGGTGGACGAAGCAGGCCAGCTGGCGGCCGGGCCAGTCCAGTTGGCGCCCGCGGCGCTGGAGGATCCCGGTTACTTCGACCAGCAGAATCCCCGGCTGACCGGAATGGGCACCCACGTGGTGGCGGCCTGGGAGCACTCCGCCGCCAATCTCAACCAGGTGCGCGTGCAGCTGCTGGACGGCGTCGGCACGCGGCGCTGGGGCGAGGCGGGCCTTGCCCTGTCGCCGGCGGGAGACGCCTGGACGAGGCTGCTGGGGCTGGCACCCTTCGGCAACGGAACGGTGGGCGTGCTCTGGGGCCAGTGGACCGCCGCAGGCACCAGCGTCTACCTGCAGGTCGTCACGCTGTCAGGCGCCCTGGTCTTCGCCGAGAACGGGGGCCGCGGTCTGGGACTGGGGCTGGACTACGCGGGCTGGAGTGCCGAAAGCCTGCTCCAGATCCTGCCGGACGGCACGCTGCTGGCGGGCGTGCGCGACCAACTGGAGGACGGCCTGACGCGCTGGCGCCTGGTGCGCGTGGACGCCGAGGGTCACGAACTGTGGCGTCACACGGAGGCCTCCGTCGTTCTGACCAGTCTGGCACTGGTGCCGGACGACGAGGGCTCGCTCTGGCTGGGCCGCGGCCGCTGGGACGGCGACCGCGTGCGCTTCCAGCTGGAGCGCCGCTCGGCCCAGGGTGCCGTGGAGCGGATCTGGTCCCTGGACACGCCCGACGCAAGCCAGACGGTCAGCTGGGCCCTGACCCACGCGGACGGCGAGCACGCGCTGGTGCTGCTGGAGTACAACCAGGACGCCAACGACTGGTGGTTGCGCGCGGCCCGGCTGCCGGAGGGGGACGCGCAGCCGATCTTTGCCGCGCCGGCGCCGCTGTTGCCCTCGCTGGCAGCGAACGCCGAATTGGCACCGGCGCCGCTGGGGGACGTCTGGCTGAGCTGGAGCGACCACCGGGGCAGCTTCCTCGGCTACGGGCTGCAATCCCGCCTGACCCGCCTGGACGTGTTGCACGTCAACACGGCCGTGGATCAGCCCGCCCATCCGGCGGCTTTTCGGCTGGAACCCAATCGGCCCAATCCTTTCAACCCCGAGACCATCCTGCGTTTCACGCTGGCCCAGGCCAGCCCGGTGCGGCTGGAGATCTTCAACCTGGCCGGGCAGCGCGTGCGCGTGTTACAGGACGGCGAGCTGCCCGCCGGCGCGCACAGCCTGCGCTTCGACGCGCGGGATGAGGCCGGCCGCGAACTGGGCAGCGGGCTCTACGTGTACCGCCTGAGCACCGCCGGCCGCCAGGAGGCGCGGCGCATGCTGCTGCTGCGCTGA